CCGACGCCTCCTCGCCCACCACGCCCGGCACGAGCCGGCCGACCGCTTCGACGATCACCATCGCCGGCAGCTCGCCGCCGCTCAGCACGTAGTCGCCGATGCTGACCTCCTCCGCCCCGAGGATCTCGGCGACACGCTCGTCGACGCCCTCGTAGCGGCCGCACAGCACCGTGAGCTGCGGGGCGGCGGCGAGTGAGCGGACCCAGGCCTGCGTGAACGGCCGGCCCTGCGGGCTGGTCAGCAGCACCGGCCCCGGCGCGCCCGCGGCCTGCCGGATCACCTCGACGGCGCGCAGGAACGGCTCCGCCTTCATCACCATGCCCGCGCCGCCGCCGTAGGGCGGTTCGTCCACGGTCCGATGCCGGTCGTCGGCAAACCGCCGGAGGTCCCAGACGGCAACGTCGAGCAGCCCGCGCGCGCGGCCGCGGCCGAGCACGCCGGCGTCGAGCGGACCCGGAAACACCTCCGGAAAGATCGTCACCACGTCGATGCGCATCAGGACCACTCCGGCGGCCGCACCACGATCTCGCCCGCCTCCAAATCGATGGACTCGATCACGCCTTCGACCGCGGGAAAGAGCGTCTCCGCCCCGCCGGGACCGCGCACGACATAGACGTCGTTGCTGCCGGTCCGCAGCACGTCGACGACTTCGCCGAGGACGTCCCCGGACGGCGTGCGCGCGCGCAGGCCGACGATCTGGAACACGTAGAACTGTCCCGGCGGCAGCGGCACCGCGTCGGCGGCGGGCACTTCGATCGTCGCGCCGCGGAGCGAGGCTGCCGCCTCGGGGGTCTCCACCCCCGCGAGTTTCATGACGACAAACCGGCCGGACGCCTCCGCGGCTTCGACCGCGACGGTGCGGACCCGGCTGCCCTGCACGAGAACGACCTCGCGCAGGCGGAGCAGCCGCTCGGGGAAATCCGTAACCGGCAGCACGCGCACCTCGCCGCGCACGCCGTGCGGCCGCGTGACCTCGCCCACCACGATGAGCCCATCGCGCCCCGTCTGGCGCAGGCCGGCGCTCCTAGCCGCCGGGCGTGATGATGCCCGACGGCGAGGCCGCCGCCGTCCCGGCCGGCGCGCCTTCGCGGATTTCCATCACGATCCCGTCCTTCACGACGATCTCGGCCCGCGAGATCTTATCGAAGAGGTTGTCCCCGACGGACAGCTCCGCGATGCCCTCGATCGTCCCCTGCGTGAACTCGTCGTTGAGTTTGAGCTCCTGGGCCTCGCGCAGCCGCGCCGTCAGCTCGGCGCGCGCCGCGTCCTGGCGCGCGCGCTCGATCTCGAGCTGCTGCCGGACGGCGCGGGACTGCGGCGAGACCTGCCGCTCGAGGTCGAACCGCCGCGCCTGCACGTCGATCTGCTGGACCACCGCCTCGGTCCGCTTGATCGCGTCCTCGAGGTCGGCGATGTAGAGCCGCTTGAAACTCTCGGTCACGATCGTCTTGATGACGATCGGCCGCTGCACGGTAATCGTTGGCATGCCCGTCCTCCTCCGTCCCCCACCCGTCTTCGCGGGGACCTCCAGCCGCCTCCGCGGCCTTTACCGCCGGGCCTCCGGCGGCTTCGCGCCTCTTGCCGGCCCTAGGGCCGCAGGACCTCCACGTTCACGCGCTTGCCGCTGCCCGTCGCCGCGGCGCGCGCCAGCGTGCGAATCGCCTTGATGATGCGGCCGCCGCGCCCGATCAGCTTGCCGACGTCGTCCGCCGCGACGCGGACCTCGATCGTGGCCGTCTGGGGCCCGTCGACCACGTCTACGACGACGGCGTCGGGATGATCGACGAGCGACCGCGCCACCAGCTCGACGAGGGCCTTCACCGCGGCGCCTTCGCCCGGCTCTCCTCCCACTGGCGGAGAACGCCGGTCTTTTCGAGGATGACGCGGGCGGCATCCGACGGCCGGGCCCCCTTGCGCAGCCACGCCAGCACTTTTTCCGTGTTCACCTGCATCGTCGACGGGTCGGTCCGCGGATTGTAGTAGCCCACGTTGTCGAGATACTTGCCGCTGCGCGGGCTGTGGGAATCCGCGACCACCAACCGGTAGAACGGCTGGCCCTTGGCCCCCCGCCGCGTCAGCCGGATCTTGACGCTCATACTGTCTCTCCCTCCTCATCCTTGTTTGTCACGTGATTTGTCACGGCTCCAGCGACGTCGGCAGCTTGCCGAGCCTGCCGG
This DNA window, taken from bacterium, encodes the following:
- the trmD gene encoding tRNA (guanosine(37)-N1)-methyltransferase TrmD, with the protein product MRIDVVTIFPEVFPGPLDAGVLGRGRARGLLDVAVWDLRRFADDRHRTVDEPPYGGGAGMVMKAEPFLRAVEVIRQAAGAPGPVLLTSPQGRPFTQAWVRSLAAAPQLTVLCGRYEGVDERVAEILGAEEVSIGDYVLSGGELPAMVIVEAVGRLVPGVVGEEASVREDSFSDGLLDCPHYTRPADLEGHAVPEVLLSGHHEEIRRWRRREALRRTLARRPDLLERAALDDEARALLRDLRGEQERDARRRGGRG
- the rpsP gene encoding 30S ribosomal protein S16 — translated: MSVKIRLTRRGAKGQPFYRLVVADSHSPRSGKYLDNVGYYNPRTDPSTMQVNTEKVLAWLRKGARPSDAARVILEKTGVLRQWEESRAKAPR
- the rimM gene encoding ribosome maturation factor RimM (Essential for efficient processing of 16S rRNA) codes for the protein MVGEVTRPHGVRGEVRVLPVTDFPERLLRLREVVLVQGSRVRTVAVEAAEASGRFVVMKLAGVETPEAAASLRGATIEVPAADAVPLPPGQFYVFQIVGLRARTPSGDVLGEVVDVLRTGSNDVYVVRGPGGAETLFPAVEGVIESIDLEAGEIVVRPPEWS
- a CDS encoding KH domain-containing protein, which codes for MKALVELVARSLVDHPDAVVVDVVDGPQTATIEVRVAADDVGKLIGRGGRIIKAIRTLARAAATGSGKRVNVEVLRP
- a CDS encoding YlqD family protein encodes the protein MPTITVQRPIVIKTIVTESFKRLYIADLEDAIKRTEAVVQQIDVQARRFDLERQVSPQSRAVRQQLEIERARQDAARAELTARLREAQELKLNDEFTQGTIEGIAELSVGDNLFDKISRAEIVVKDGIVMEIREGAPAGTAAASPSGIITPGG